Proteins from one Homalodisca vitripennis isolate AUS2020 chromosome 3, UT_GWSS_2.1, whole genome shotgun sequence genomic window:
- the LOC124356920 gene encoding transforming growth factor beta regulator 1: MFNNSSNYTRIKKEFNEHEKYKRKYQNIKREIRNYVFENAAMCDQVASMQEKILIVKEERNYLLKKLQMHLNASEGDHNTVNRSSPSVDPIAGLVLKKPLSKKRSSESTDSLKSLSKGTKKSPAIKRKKVFQTIPLDITGRPKFPIKLGDLTVHSLGEVLPDRPEYHTDDLIFPVGYCSTRTYGSLKEPEKQCVYTCTVMDGGQRPRFEIVADSDLEVIGSYSLDDCHTQLLQKINRCLGVEIVSTKGKGADFFGLSHPTVHHLIQSCPGVRKCHGYIWTKFDLSRANEGLTVPELDASLSYEALLRSITFSKSHIVKQEPEDTVSTFQSLLLN; encoded by the exons ATGTTTAATAATAGTTCAAACTATACACgaataaaaaaggaatttaatgaacatgaaaaatacaaaagaaagtatcaaaatattaaaCGTGAAATCAGGAATTATGTGTTT GAAAATGCTGCTATGTGTGATCAAGTTGCATCAATGCAAGAAAAAATCTTGATAGTAAAGGAAGAAAGAAATTATCTGTTGAAAAAATTGCAGATGCATCTGAATGCTTCAG AAGGTGATCATAATACAGTGAATCGTAGCAGTCCAAGTGTAGATCCTATAGCGGGCCTTGTTCTGAAAAAACCTCTCAGTAAGAAACGTTCTTCTGAATCAACAG aCAGTTTAAAGAGTTTAAGTAAAGGAACTAAAAAGTCGCCAGCGATCAAGAGAAAGAAAGTGTTCCAGACAATTCCATTGGATATAACTGGCAGACCGAAGTTTCCCATCAAGCTTGGAGACTTAACTGTACATAGTCTCGGAGAG GTGCTGCCAGACAGACCAGAGTACCATACGGATGATCTGATCTTCCCTGTCGGCTACTGCTCCACTCGCACATATGGAAGTCTCAAGGAGCCTGAGAAACAGTGTGTCTACACCTGCACTGTCATGGATGGTGGGCAGAGGCCCAG ATTTGAGATTGTCGCAGATTCAGACTTAGAGGTGATAGGCAGCTATTCTCTAGATGACTGTCACACCCAACTGCTGCAGAAGATCAACCGTTGCCTTGGTGTAGAGATTGTGAGTACCAAGGGCAAGGGAGCAGACTTCTTTGGCCTGTCTCATCCTACTGTACACCACCTTATACAGAGTTGTCCGGGAGTGCGCAAGTGTCATG GATACATTTGGACCAAATTTGACTTAAGCCGAGCTAATGAAGGTTTAACAGTACCAGAGCTAGATGCATCCTTAAGCTATGAGGCTCTGTTACGAAGCATCACATTCTCCAAGAGTCACATTGTCAAGCAGGAGCCAGAGGACACAGTTTCCACTTTTCAAAGTTTGTTGCTCAATTAG